A window of Paenibacillus sp. contains these coding sequences:
- a CDS encoding L,D-transpeptidase translates to MFEPKSNASRFPSQVKKRVVPLKGHMYINPADPQYYEKVLQYVDRHDPEALFHVGMKQLRLGNPVKGKELLMQCSGTRSGFAAKARSELRRLEQPTAGKLPPVAEANPARRGAPWGWIALAVTLTFMLAALLLLGSSPARSVIARLTMAPAGMDVIYETAEQTFLIYVDPDKTPREVEQQMYEAVTKLGRQYPDQVVKVYGVYAGKGQKAGTVAPLRDPGLKSGAFVMAKYHAATGENVTVRFFSAGASDDRAPYVRAGANLVRTALEQYREDHGKLPDTIRELLGDYPDNYLSWIPIESASGSANIADRFDGSGGWVYTPEAEILEQAFRPNTVGIATPYAPVEIIVSKSDYRLYVASGEDVLEAKQVGLGREDSTAAGSYEIDSRVLEPEGAKPGMYGDAGLGFGSMALHGTLDRASIGENRSLGCVRLWNEDIMDIFPIVPKGAAVRIVEGEAFPSLEEPDVLSNWEPLLAGTHPGYNETAEGLRFEWLD, encoded by the coding sequence ATGTTCGAGCCCAAGTCGAATGCAAGCCGATTTCCAAGCCAAGTGAAGAAGCGCGTCGTCCCGTTGAAGGGGCATATGTATATCAACCCTGCAGATCCTCAGTATTATGAAAAAGTGCTGCAGTACGTGGACCGCCACGACCCCGAAGCGTTGTTTCACGTCGGGATGAAGCAGCTGCGTCTGGGGAACCCCGTGAAGGGCAAAGAGCTGCTGATGCAATGCTCGGGTACGCGAAGCGGGTTCGCCGCCAAGGCGAGAAGCGAACTGCGGAGGCTGGAGCAGCCGACCGCCGGAAAACTGCCCCCGGTTGCGGAAGCGAATCCCGCGCGCCGGGGGGCGCCGTGGGGATGGATCGCGTTGGCGGTGACGCTCACGTTCATGCTCGCGGCGTTGCTGCTGCTAGGCAGCAGTCCGGCAAGAAGCGTGATCGCCCGCTTGACCATGGCGCCGGCGGGTATGGATGTCATCTACGAAACGGCGGAGCAAACCTTCCTGATCTATGTCGATCCCGACAAAACGCCGCGTGAAGTAGAACAGCAAATGTACGAAGCTGTCACCAAACTGGGGCGCCAATACCCGGACCAGGTTGTAAAGGTCTACGGGGTATATGCCGGAAAGGGCCAAAAAGCGGGGACGGTGGCGCCGCTGCGCGATCCCGGGTTGAAGTCTGGGGCATTCGTTATGGCGAAGTATCATGCGGCGACGGGCGAAAATGTAACCGTTCGCTTTTTCTCTGCAGGGGCTTCGGATGATCGAGCTCCTTATGTTCGAGCCGGAGCGAATCTGGTCAGAACCGCGCTCGAACAATACCGAGAAGACCATGGGAAGCTCCCGGACACGATCCGGGAGCTTCTTGGCGATTATCCCGATAACTACTTAAGCTGGATCCCCATAGAATCTGCGAGCGGAAGTGCGAACATCGCGGACCGTTTTGACGGTAGCGGGGGTTGGGTGTATACGCCAGAAGCCGAAATCCTGGAGCAGGCGTTCCGGCCGAATACGGTTGGAATCGCAACCCCCTATGCTCCCGTCGAGATCATCGTCTCGAAGTCGGATTATCGGCTCTATGTGGCAAGCGGCGAGGATGTGCTGGAAGCCAAACAGGTCGGGCTCGGCAGGGAGGACAGCACCGCGGCCGGAAGCTATGAGATCGATAGCAGGGTGCTCGAGCCGGAGGGCGCGAAGCCTGGCATGTATGGGGATGCAGGCTTGGGCTTCGGCAGCATGGCGCTGCACGGTACGTTGGACAGAGCTTCGATTGGCGAGAATCGCTCCTTGGGATGCGTACGTTTATGGAACGAAGATATAATGGATATCTTCCCAATCGTGCCGAAAGGGGCTGCTGTCCGCATCGTGGAGGGGGAAGCTTTCCCGAGCCTAGAGGAGCCCGACGTGCTGTCGAATTGGGAGCCTCTATTGGCAGGCACCCATCCGGGGTATAATGAAACGGCGGAGGGGCTGCGGTTCGAGTGGTTAGACTAA
- a CDS encoding phospho-sugar mutase — MPEWMRAELDAMSEKQLHEHFGAHLEFGTGGLRAEIGVGTNRMNVFTVRRVTQGLAKYMLSRGTEFSSRGVAIAFDSRRFSREFAEEAALVLANNGIKAYLFEELRPTPMLSYAVRHLRTAAGIVITASHNPPEYNGYKVYGEEGAQIPPQVADAITANIEAVEDELAVQVLDRQEAMNRGLLIQIEQQVETNYYLNLQTLLLQPGIAREQGKEMKIVYTPLHGSGNRPVREALAMAGFEHVFVVESQEHPDSEFRTVASPNPEEKEALRLAIELAEDVGAELVLGTDPDADRVGIAVRGRGGQFVCLTGNQTGALMLEYTLSQLAERKQLPKNGVVIKTIVTSELGREIAKHYGVETIDTLTGFKYIGEKIGEFERTGEKRFLFGYEESYGYLAGSFVRDKDAVQSCLIIAEMAAYYRTKGLSLYEALLMLYEKYGYYQEGLHSVTLKGLEGIVRLNRMTEYMREHLVTKLGEQWKVVLIRDYDRQLQFHLRSNTRQTIELPRSNVLHYTLNDGCWFAVRPSGTEPKLKVYFGAVGNGEADVARKLEALRDEVLHLLDNIQIYLGLQVSIK; from the coding sequence ATGCCGGAGTGGATGCGTGCGGAATTGGATGCAATGAGTGAAAAGCAACTGCATGAGCATTTCGGCGCGCATTTGGAGTTCGGGACGGGCGGACTTCGGGCCGAGATCGGCGTTGGCACGAATCGGATGAACGTCTTCACGGTTCGGCGCGTTACGCAGGGATTGGCGAAGTACATGTTGTCTCGGGGAACGGAATTTTCATCGCGAGGCGTCGCGATCGCGTTCGATTCCCGACGCTTCTCGCGGGAATTCGCCGAAGAAGCGGCGCTCGTATTGGCGAACAACGGGATCAAAGCATATTTGTTCGAAGAGCTCCGGCCGACTCCGATGCTGTCTTATGCGGTAAGGCACCTGAGGACGGCCGCAGGCATCGTGATCACCGCAAGCCATAATCCCCCGGAGTACAACGGATATAAGGTATACGGGGAAGAAGGCGCCCAAATTCCTCCGCAGGTTGCGGACGCGATCACGGCGAACATCGAAGCGGTCGAGGACGAGCTGGCGGTTCAGGTGTTAGACAGGCAGGAGGCTATGAATCGCGGGCTCCTGATCCAGATTGAGCAGCAGGTCGAGACCAATTATTATTTGAACCTTCAAACCTTGCTGCTTCAGCCGGGCATTGCGCGGGAGCAAGGCAAGGAGATGAAAATCGTATACACGCCGCTGCACGGATCGGGAAACCGGCCTGTTCGCGAGGCGCTCGCCATGGCGGGCTTCGAGCACGTGTTCGTCGTGGAATCGCAAGAGCATCCGGACTCCGAATTCCGTACGGTCGCTTCTCCGAATCCGGAGGAGAAGGAAGCGCTGCGCCTTGCGATCGAGCTGGCGGAGGACGTTGGCGCGGAGCTCGTTCTAGGCACCGACCCGGACGCGGATCGAGTCGGGATCGCCGTTCGAGGCAGGGGCGGACAATTCGTTTGTTTGACGGGCAATCAGACAGGAGCGTTGATGCTCGAGTATACCCTCTCGCAGCTGGCGGAACGGAAGCAGCTCCCGAAGAACGGCGTCGTCATTAAAACCATTGTAACCTCGGAGCTTGGGAGGGAGATTGCGAAGCATTACGGGGTCGAAACGATCGACACGCTGACGGGCTTCAAGTACATCGGCGAAAAGATCGGCGAATTCGAGCGTACGGGCGAGAAGCGGTTTCTTTTCGGCTACGAAGAAAGTTACGGGTATTTAGCGGGTTCGTTCGTGCGCGATAAGGATGCCGTGCAATCTTGTTTGATCATCGCGGAAATGGCGGCCTATTACCGGACGAAAGGTCTTTCGCTATATGAGGCCTTGCTCATGCTGTATGAAAAATACGGCTACTACCAAGAGGGACTTCATTCGGTGACGCTCAAGGGCTTGGAAGGAATCGTTCGGCTTAATCGAATGACGGAATATATGCGCGAACATCTCGTTACGAAGCTTGGGGAGCAGTGGAAAGTCGTGCTGATCCGGGACTACGATCGCCAGCTGCAGTTCCACCTCCGCAGCAATACGAGACAAACAATCGAGCTTCCGCGATCGAATGTGCTCCACTATACCCTGAACGACGGCTGCTGGTTCGCGGTACGCCCTTCGGGGACGGAGCCGAAGCTGAAAGTCTATTTCGGAGCCGTCGGGAACGGCGAGGCGGATGTGGCACGAAAGCTGGAGGCTTTGCGGGACGAAGTGCTGCATCTTCTCGATAATATCCAAATCTATCTCGGGTTGCAGGTTTCCATCAAGTAA
- a CDS encoding DUF4916 domain-containing protein: MDWIEEEQWNKIQQQIPIVCVDILAVKEGTSESGRLMLGLILRETPHEGPKYCTVGGRLLYRESLQDGIRRQLEDALGSNIQYKLSSDLQPAYVAQYYPGTAVREGFDAVDPRKHAIGLTYTIEISGEPMPRREALDFKWFTVDELLANEDIGFHQKSVILACMDRLLQISPLESR; encoded by the coding sequence ATGGACTGGATCGAGGAAGAACAATGGAATAAGATTCAACAGCAAATCCCGATTGTTTGCGTTGATATTTTGGCAGTGAAGGAAGGTACCTCAGAGAGCGGCAGATTGATGCTCGGGCTGATCCTGCGCGAAACCCCGCACGAAGGGCCGAAGTACTGCACTGTCGGAGGGAGGCTGTTATACAGAGAGTCGTTGCAAGACGGAATCCGACGGCAGCTGGAGGACGCCTTGGGCAGCAATATACAATATAAGTTGAGTTCCGACCTCCAGCCTGCATATGTGGCCCAGTATTATCCCGGCACCGCGGTGAGAGAAGGGTTCGATGCGGTGGACCCTAGAAAGCATGCGATCGGGCTAACTTACACGATTGAAATTAGCGGCGAACCGATGCCGCGGCGGGAAGCGTTGGATTTTAAATGGTTTACGGTAGACGAATTGCTGGCAAACGAAGATATCGGCTTTCACCAGAAGTCCGTCATCCTGGCGTGTATGGATCGACTTCTGCAGATTTCCCCTCTAGAGTCTCGGTAA
- a CDS encoding ATP-grasp domain-containing protein: protein MTTILLTDGFMRKTLSAARSLGEQGAKVIVSDTTSCTPAAYSKYCSLSLTYPDPVREPQKFFGWLKAAVRRHAVDVLMPMDDAVLSLVIAHEEELPATCACVLPPADAYHIASDKHLSLRLAASAGLPTPRTVLPRSASEVDKLAGMLQYPVIIKPRSNSGSRGIRLASDADELKREYALVHREYPFPMIQERIPTGERIDVCLLFNLESELRASFVQRELRHFPLERGPSTAQESIWLPELAARCEAMLKKLGWQGIAEVEFMVDPRDGLPKFMEINPRFWDSLHLSKLAGINFPWMLSRIALGDDVPTVRDYAVGVRCRNGLPGDLLHFLWNENRFRMLPSYLGVGENGGDDILSLQDPGPAFGFLLACARRAFDRNRRKSVFDR from the coding sequence ATGACGACGATCCTACTAACCGACGGATTCATGCGCAAAACGTTATCGGCGGCGCGTTCGCTGGGGGAGCAAGGGGCGAAAGTGATCGTCTCGGATACGACCTCTTGCACGCCGGCCGCTTATTCCAAGTATTGCAGCCTCTCGCTGACGTATCCGGATCCTGTTCGGGAGCCGCAGAAATTTTTCGGTTGGTTGAAGGCTGCCGTCCGCCGGCATGCCGTGGACGTGCTGATGCCGATGGACGACGCCGTGCTTTCGCTCGTCATCGCGCATGAAGAGGAGCTTCCGGCGACGTGCGCGTGCGTGCTCCCGCCCGCAGATGCATACCACATTGCGTCGGACAAGCATTTGAGCTTGCGGTTGGCCGCATCCGCGGGCTTGCCTACGCCTCGGACCGTCCTGCCTCGGAGCGCGAGCGAAGTGGACAAGCTGGCAGGGATGCTGCAGTATCCTGTAATCATTAAGCCCCGGTCCAACTCGGGCTCCAGAGGGATTCGGCTGGCGTCGGATGCGGACGAGCTGAAGCGGGAGTACGCGCTCGTACACAGGGAATATCCGTTCCCGATGATTCAAGAGCGGATTCCGACGGGGGAGCGGATCGACGTTTGTCTCTTGTTCAATTTGGAGAGCGAGCTTCGGGCTTCGTTCGTGCAGCGGGAGCTGCGGCATTTCCCGTTGGAGCGGGGGCCCAGCACGGCGCAGGAAAGCATATGGCTGCCGGAATTGGCGGCTCGATGCGAAGCGATGCTGAAGAAGCTTGGCTGGCAAGGCATCGCCGAAGTGGAGTTTATGGTGGATCCGAGAGACGGCTTGCCGAAATTCATGGAAATCAATCCGCGCTTCTGGGACTCCTTGCACCTCTCCAAGCTCGCCGGAATCAATTTTCCTTGGATGTTGAGCCGAATCGCGCTCGGCGATGACGTGCCGACCGTACGCGATTATGCCGTCGGCGTCCGCTGCCGCAACGGGCTGCCCGGCGACCTGCTGCATTTCCTCTGGAACGAGAATCGTTTCCGAATGCTACCATCGTACTTAGGGGTGGGGGAGAACGGGGGAGACGATATTCTTTCGCTGCAAGATCCCGGGCCGGCCTTCGGCTTTCTCCTAGCGTGCGCAAGGCGTGCCTTCGATCGGAACAGGCGGAAATCGGTATTCGACAGATAG